Below is a genomic region from Parageobacillus toebii NBRC 107807.
TCACCGCGATTCGTTCAATTCATGACGACGTATTCATGATTGCAATTGACGCTTGCTTAGGACGGCTCAAAAGCGTTGGCGCCATTACGATCGCAAAAGGGCCGGTACGGCCAGGCGCCGGGGTGAATAAACAGCTTCCACCTGTCGGTGATCTTCATATTACCGGAGTAGTGAACGTTAGCGGATTTATGGAATTTTTCGTTTTGCAAAATACTCGTCTTCATCTTGTGATGAACATGGCAAAAACGATCGCCAACGGCATTTATGAGGCGGATCGAAAATTAAGCCGAAAGGAATTTTGGACGAATACAACCATCGTCAAAGACTCCCAACAGCCATTCTAATCATAAAAAATCCCCTCTTTGTTGTGATGAACAAGAAGGGGGTTCTTTGTTTTTAAAAAAAATGAAGAACGGAAACCGCGAAAGCAGTTACTATAATGCTAGGCAGCAAATTCGCTACACGTATGTTCGTAATACCAAGCATATTTAAACCAATCGCCATAATTAAAATTCCTCCTGTTGCCGTCGATTCAGTAATGAACGAATCGACAATTTCTTTTGGCACCCATCGCTCAATTTGCGTCGCAAGCAGCGCGATTCCTCCTTCATACATCATGACAGGAATCGCCGAAAAAATAACGCCAATACCGAGTGTTGTTGTTAAAATAATACTCGTGAAGCCATCTAAAATCGATTTTGTATACAAGACGCGATGGTCGCCGCGCAAT
It encodes:
- the yyaC gene encoding spore protease YyaC, giving the protein MSIPSIFFSSKDDRERIFHDEQGASTLIALRLISLLPSPLSQPAAIVCIGTDRSTGDSLGPLVGTMLKEKHLSHFHVYGTLEEPIHAVNLEEKITAIRSIHDDVFMIAIDACLGRLKSVGAITIAKGPVRPGAGVNKQLPPVGDLHITGVVNVSGFMEFFVLQNTRLHLVMNMAKTIANGIYEADRKLSRKEFWTNTTIVKDSQQPF